From the genome of Nocardia sp. NBC_01503, one region includes:
- a CDS encoding HAMP domain-containing sensor histidine kinase, producing MRSIKLKLAIVMVASGAVAFGFFALKIGWLPPRTTIAAMLLALVLSQGLAHGMTLPLRQMTAAAQRMAQGDYSRRVRATSRDEVGQLAEAFNQMAADLGAADQQRRDFIANVSHELRTPITALGVVLENLVDGVAEPDPATLRTALAQTERLSLLVTELLALSSVEAGAVALDREVLPLESLLKEVVAEAEVMAAAVDRPVRFTITTTPGSTVYADRARLHQVLLNLCDNATRHGPARGEVRLTAHPLRDHTVIEVEDEGPGIPPADRARAFERFTRGGRPDGGGTGLGLAIARWIVDLHGGTIAVAAPGSRIRLTLPNP from the coding sequence ATGCGGTCGATCAAGCTGAAACTCGCGATTGTGATGGTGGCTTCGGGTGCGGTGGCGTTCGGGTTCTTCGCGCTGAAAATCGGCTGGCTACCGCCGCGCACCACGATCGCGGCCATGCTGCTGGCATTGGTGCTGTCGCAGGGGCTGGCGCATGGGATGACCCTGCCGTTGCGGCAGATGACCGCCGCCGCCCAACGTATGGCGCAGGGCGATTATTCGCGGCGGGTGCGCGCCACCTCCCGCGACGAGGTGGGGCAGTTGGCGGAGGCGTTCAACCAGATGGCCGCGGACCTGGGTGCGGCCGATCAGCAGCGCCGCGATTTCATCGCCAATGTGTCACACGAATTGCGTACTCCCATCACGGCTTTGGGGGTGGTGCTGGAGAACCTCGTCGACGGGGTGGCCGAACCCGATCCGGCGACCCTGCGCACCGCGCTCGCCCAGACCGAACGCTTGAGCCTGCTGGTCACCGAACTCCTGGCACTGTCCAGCGTCGAAGCGGGCGCGGTCGCCCTGGACCGGGAAGTGCTGCCGCTGGAATCGCTGCTGAAAGAGGTCGTCGCCGAAGCCGAGGTCATGGCCGCCGCGGTGGACCGGCCCGTCCGGTTCACCATCACCACCACCCCCGGCTCGACCGTGTACGCCGACCGCGCCCGCCTGCACCAGGTGCTGCTCAACCTGTGCGATAACGCCACCCGGCACGGTCCGGCCCGGGGCGAGGTGCGCCTCACCGCGCATCCGCTGCGCGATCACACCGTCATCGAAGTCGAGGACGAGGGTCCGGGTATCCCGCCCGCCGACCGCGCCCGCGCCTTCGAACGCTTCACCCGGGGCGGTCGCCCCGATGGTGGTGGCACCGGCCTGGGTCTGGCCATCGCCCGCTGGATAGTCGACCTGCACGGCGGCACCATCGCCGTCGCGGCCCCCGGCTCCCGCATCCGCCTCACCCTGCCCAACCCCTGA
- a CDS encoding response regulator transcription factor → MELSQQGSARRILVVEDEPTIAESIAVRLRAEGFTVDLAHDGPAAVSAAEAWLPDLVVLDVMLPGFDGLEVCRRIQARRPVPVLMLTARTDETDVLIGLGVGADDYLTKPFSLRVLTARIHALLRRVERTATPGATIVVGDLRIDIDQRRVWRAETETQLTPLEFELLVHLARRPRAVLARDRLLSEIWGWPDASGTRAVDSHIKALRRKLGADLIRTVHGVGYALEAR, encoded by the coding sequence ATGGAATTGAGCCAGCAGGGCAGTGCGCGGCGGATTCTCGTGGTCGAGGACGAACCGACCATTGCCGAATCGATTGCCGTCCGCCTGCGTGCGGAAGGGTTCACCGTGGATCTGGCGCATGACGGGCCCGCCGCGGTGAGCGCCGCCGAAGCATGGCTGCCGGATCTGGTGGTGCTGGATGTGATGCTGCCGGGTTTCGACGGCTTGGAGGTGTGCCGTCGGATTCAGGCGCGGCGGCCCGTACCGGTGCTCATGCTCACCGCGCGCACCGATGAGACCGATGTGCTGATCGGATTGGGGGTGGGCGCGGACGACTATCTGACCAAGCCGTTCTCGCTACGCGTGCTCACCGCGCGAATTCATGCGCTGCTGCGCCGGGTCGAACGCACCGCCACTCCCGGGGCGACCATTGTCGTCGGTGATCTGCGTATCGATATCGATCAGCGCCGAGTGTGGCGGGCCGAGACCGAAACCCAGCTCACCCCACTGGAATTCGAACTCCTGGTACATCTGGCCCGCCGCCCCCGCGCCGTGCTGGCCCGCGATCGCCTGCTCTCGGAGATCTGGGGTTGGCCCGACGCGTCGGGCACGCGCGCCGTGGACAGCCATATCAAGGCCCTGCGCCGCAAACTCGGCGCGGACCTGATCCGCACCGTGCATGGCGTCGGCTACGCCTTGGAGGCGCGATGA
- a CDS encoding copper chaperone PCu(A)C: protein MSVSFAGRAPRRARRLTAIAALSALAVFPVACSSDSGSSATSGKAADQVSMNDQWIKAADSGMSAAFGTLSNAGDQPVQLVAASSPASARVEIHEVVADAAGGDKTMRPKEGGLTIPAHGSWTLKPGGEHLMFMDLRQPLRTGSETPITLVFSDGSSTTVTAQVRDFAGGKENYAPSTGDNAAHGG from the coding sequence GTGTCCGTATCTTTCGCAGGCCGCGCGCCGCGTCGTGCCCGCCGCCTCACCGCCATTGCCGCACTGTCGGCGCTGGCTGTCTTCCCCGTGGCCTGTTCGTCCGATTCCGGGTCGAGTGCGACCTCGGGTAAGGCCGCCGATCAGGTGTCCATGAACGATCAGTGGATCAAGGCCGCCGACAGTGGCATGTCCGCGGCGTTCGGGACGCTCAGCAATGCGGGCGATCAGCCCGTGCAGTTGGTGGCCGCCTCCAGTCCGGCCTCGGCGCGGGTGGAGATCCACGAGGTCGTCGCCGATGCCGCCGGGGGCGATAAGACCATGCGCCCCAAGGAGGGCGGGCTCACCATTCCCGCGCACGGGTCCTGGACCCTGAAACCGGGCGGCGAGCACCTGATGTTCATGGATTTGCGCCAGCCGCTGCGCACCGGCTCGGAGACCCCCATCACCCTGGTCTTCTCCGACGGCTCCAGCACCACCGTCACCGCGCAGGTGCGTGACTTCGCCGGCGGTAAGGAGAATTACGCGCCCAGCACCGGCGACAATGCCGCGCACGGTGGCTGA
- a CDS encoding Dyp-type peroxidase, with translation MAERAQPRATRVSRRRLLGGGAAAAGVAGAAGIGWGAATRTHRDDDRDPGLETVPFHGAHQAGIATEPARSAAFVGFDLKPGLDREDIIGLLKIWTDDAARLTQGKPALADTEPELAQRPARLTVTVGFGPELFAVAGLGELRPSWLKQLPPFPIDQLDPAYTGADLLLQICAEEATAVSHAVRVLSKHVKSLVRVRWVQHGFRNAPTGHTMRNLMGQVDGTVNIAPGTAEFDRLVWDDGGAQPWLAGGTSLVLRRIAMKLDTWDELDADGRAITLGRHDSNGAPLTGTTEFDDPDFTEVDQYGIPVIPPSSHIARAHHAHDNERFLRRGYNYDDAPAPGHISNSGLLFVACQRDVDAQYLPVQARLAEFDALNQWTTPVGSAVFVIPPGVPAPGGYLGQQLFESASRGR, from the coding sequence GTGGCTGAGCGGGCACAGCCGCGCGCGACCCGGGTCTCCCGGCGACGCCTGCTCGGCGGCGGCGCCGCCGCGGCGGGTGTGGCGGGCGCGGCCGGAATCGGCTGGGGCGCGGCCACTCGCACCCATCGCGACGATGACCGCGATCCCGGACTGGAGACGGTGCCGTTCCACGGCGCGCATCAGGCTGGAATCGCCACCGAGCCAGCGCGATCGGCGGCGTTCGTCGGGTTCGATCTGAAGCCGGGTCTGGATCGCGAGGACATTATCGGCCTGCTGAAGATCTGGACCGATGACGCGGCACGGCTCACCCAGGGCAAACCCGCGCTCGCCGATACCGAACCGGAGTTGGCCCAGCGCCCGGCCCGGCTCACCGTCACGGTCGGCTTCGGACCGGAGCTGTTCGCCGTGGCCGGACTCGGCGAGCTGCGGCCGTCCTGGCTGAAGCAGTTGCCGCCCTTCCCCATCGATCAATTGGACCCGGCGTACACGGGTGCGGATCTGCTCCTGCAGATCTGCGCCGAGGAGGCCACCGCGGTCTCGCATGCGGTGCGCGTGCTCTCCAAGCATGTGAAATCGCTGGTGCGGGTGCGATGGGTACAGCACGGATTCCGCAATGCGCCCACAGGGCACACCATGCGCAATCTCATGGGTCAGGTCGACGGAACGGTCAATATCGCCCCGGGCACAGCCGAATTCGATCGACTCGTCTGGGACGACGGCGGCGCACAACCCTGGCTGGCGGGTGGCACCTCCCTGGTGCTGCGCCGCATTGCCATGAAGCTCGACACCTGGGACGAACTCGATGCCGACGGACGGGCCATCACCCTGGGACGGCACGATTCCAACGGTGCGCCGCTGACGGGCACAACCGAATTCGACGATCCGGATTTCACCGAGGTCGACCAGTACGGCATCCCGGTGATCCCGCCGTCCTCGCATATCGCCCGCGCGCATCACGCGCACGACAATGAGCGATTCCTGCGGCGCGGCTACAACTACGACGACGCGCCCGCACCCGGGCACATCTCGAACTCCGGATTGCTGTTCGTGGCCTGCCAGCGCGATGTCGATGCCCAGTATCTGCCGGTGCAGGCACGACTCGCCGAGTTCGACGCACTGAACCAATGGACCACACCGGTCGGTTCGGCTGTCTTCGTGATCCCGCCCGGCGTGCCCGCGCCCGGCGGATATCTGGGACAGCAGCTGTTCGAAAGCGCCTCCCGCGGGCGCTGA
- a CDS encoding YnfA family protein: MTVLRSIALFALAAVAEIGGAWLIWQGVREHRGWAWTGAGVVALGCYGFVATLQPDANFGRILAAYGGVFVAGSLLWGMALDGFRPDRWDVLGALICLVGVAVVMYAPRST; the protein is encoded by the coding sequence ATGACCGTGCTGCGTTCGATCGCCCTGTTCGCGCTGGCCGCCGTCGCCGAAATCGGTGGGGCCTGGCTCATCTGGCAGGGGGTGCGCGAACATCGCGGATGGGCGTGGACGGGCGCGGGGGTGGTCGCGCTCGGCTGCTACGGATTCGTGGCGACGCTGCAACCCGACGCGAATTTCGGGCGCATCCTCGCCGCCTACGGTGGAGTGTTCGTGGCGGGTTCGCTGCTGTGGGGCATGGCCCTGGACGGCTTCCGCCCGGATCGCTGGGATGTGTTGGGCGCGTTGATCTGTCTGGTCGGTGTCGCGGTCGTCATGTACGCGCCTCGTTCCACATGA
- a CDS encoding glycosyltransferase family 9 protein, translated as MAVVLVLRARGLGDLLTAVPALRALRRARPGDHIALAAPHRLKPIVDLIVSIDEMIPSAEPTGIRWDGEPPALLVNLHSATADSMLELTRIHPESILTYRNPAFPELAGPEWDTDMHDVDRWCHLLESAGITADRRNLGLVPPVAATSHRDCVVVHIGAGAAARRWPPDRFAAVVRHLLVQDRDVVITGDETERDIALGVAARAGLNTARVLAGQQNLIELAATVAEAALVVCGDTGVAHLATAFGTRTVLLFGPTPPSRSGPPPHLLGRHAVLWAGQTGDPDAATTDPGLLKIGVPEVINAIDKQLRKRPWPGTGLDRRAQQTYRRVG; from the coding sequence GTGGCGGTTGTACTCGTGCTGCGGGCACGCGGGCTGGGTGATCTACTCACCGCGGTCCCGGCCCTGCGGGCACTGCGGCGGGCCCGGCCCGGGGACCACATCGCGCTGGCCGCACCGCATCGACTCAAACCCATCGTCGATCTGATCGTCTCCATCGACGAGATGATCCCGAGCGCCGAACCGACCGGAATCCGCTGGGACGGCGAGCCGCCCGCCCTCCTGGTGAATCTGCACAGCGCCACCGCCGACAGCATGCTCGAATTGACCCGCATCCACCCCGAAAGCATTCTCACCTACCGTAATCCGGCCTTCCCGGAGTTGGCCGGACCCGAGTGGGATACCGATATGCACGATGTGGACCGGTGGTGCCATCTGCTCGAATCCGCCGGAATCACCGCCGATCGCCGCAATCTCGGATTGGTGCCGCCGGTCGCCGCCACCAGTCACCGCGACTGCGTGGTCGTACATATCGGCGCGGGCGCTGCCGCCCGGCGCTGGCCCCCGGATCGCTTCGCCGCGGTGGTCCGGCATCTGCTGGTACAGGACCGCGATGTGGTGATCACCGGTGACGAGACCGAACGCGATATCGCCCTCGGGGTGGCCGCGCGCGCCGGACTCAACACCGCCCGGGTGCTGGCCGGACAGCAGAACCTCATCGAACTGGCCGCGACCGTCGCCGAGGCCGCCCTGGTGGTCTGCGGTGACACCGGAGTCGCCCATCTGGCAACGGCTTTCGGCACCCGCACGGTACTGCTGTTCGGGCCGACCCCGCCCAGTCGCAGTGGCCCGCCCCCGCATCTGCTGGGCAGGCATGCGGTGCTGTGGGCCGGGCAGACCGGCGATCCGGACGCCGCGACCACCGATCCCGGGCTGTTGAAGATCGGCGTGCCCGAGGTCATCAATGCGATCGACAAGCAGCTGCGCAAACGGCCATGGCCCGGAACGGGCCTGGATCGCCGTGCGCAGCAAACCTATCGGCGCGTGGGCTGA
- a CDS encoding ArsR/SmtB family transcription factor — MPANGVRVLSALADPTRRAVFEALPQGPRAVGELADLVGVSSSAVSQHLKILREARLVMVQPEGTRRLYGLDPRGLADARDYLEQFWPSAIASYSAALSSARADIADT, encoded by the coding sequence GTGCCTGCTAACGGAGTGAGAGTGTTGAGCGCACTCGCCGACCCGACTCGGCGCGCGGTATTCGAGGCGTTACCGCAGGGGCCGAGGGCGGTGGGCGAGCTCGCCGACCTCGTCGGAGTCAGTAGCTCGGCGGTATCCCAGCATTTGAAGATCCTGCGCGAGGCCCGCCTGGTGATGGTGCAGCCCGAGGGCACCCGCCGGCTCTACGGTCTGGACCCGCGCGGGCTGGCCGATGCCCGCGACTATCTCGAGCAGTTCTGGCCCAGTGCCATCGCCTCGTATTCGGCCGCGCTGTCCAGCGCCCGCGCCGATATCGCCGACACCTGA
- a CDS encoding M23 family metallopeptidase — MPVTVPLSRGLRKASRYRSAATRAVAVSAVVGASLSVLAAADPNAEAQPSNPVATVAAPHDAQFTAFTPYEAQMPQFVPPEVTDFLRNLGIEQARPKTVRPVAGPLTSGFGSRWGAMHAGIDFGDGFGTPIRAVTDGTVIEAGPASGFGLWVRIQQDDGTIGVYGHMQDILVHPGQQVRAGDEIATVGSRGYSTGPHLHYEVHTSPGVKIDPLPWLASRGMDVGTVSD, encoded by the coding sequence ATGCCCGTAACCGTTCCGTTATCTCGCGGCCTGCGTAAGGCCAGTCGGTACCGGTCGGCCGCAACTCGCGCAGTGGCCGTCTCCGCAGTCGTCGGCGCCTCGTTGAGTGTGCTGGCCGCCGCCGACCCGAATGCCGAAGCCCAACCGAGCAATCCTGTCGCAACCGTCGCTGCCCCGCACGACGCGCAGTTCACCGCCTTCACCCCGTACGAGGCGCAGATGCCGCAGTTCGTGCCGCCGGAGGTCACCGACTTCCTGCGCAACCTCGGTATCGAGCAGGCCCGCCCCAAAACCGTGCGCCCCGTCGCCGGACCGCTGACCTCCGGCTTCGGTAGCCGCTGGGGCGCCATGCACGCGGGCATCGACTTCGGGGACGGCTTCGGCACCCCCATTCGCGCCGTCACCGACGGTACCGTCATCGAGGCGGGCCCGGCCTCGGGCTTCGGCCTCTGGGTGCGCATCCAGCAGGATGACGGCACCATCGGCGTCTACGGACATATGCAGGACATCCTGGTGCACCCGGGCCAGCAGGTGCGCGCGGGCGATGAGATCGCCACCGTCGGCAGCCGCGGCTATTCCACCGGACCGCATCTGCACTACGAGGTGCACACCTCCCCCGGTGTGAAGATCGATCCCCTGCCCTGGCTCGCGAGCCGTGGCATGGATGTCGGCACCGTCTCCGACTGA
- a CDS encoding GlxA family transcriptional regulator has translation MSRASARPRGLLAAVSVLPRAVEAERDDNGVVAPRTVVLVVFDDFQLLDLAGPLDVLATANRVMDAPAYRLITVSPGGTPVAVPGGSSISVDRSLEELAAGAEEIDTLMVIGGDGAFSPEISVRVAPHLPALARRSRRITSVCAGAALLAAAGLLDGYRATTHWAAADRLAQWYPRVRIEPDNIYVHDRNRWTSAGVTAGIDMTLALVEEDLGTDVAQTIARVFVMYVRRGGGQAQYSAQMRTQPARTPAIRAVQQWVPDHLRENLTVALLAERAGMSERTFARSFTAETGSTPALFIEDLRVEAARTLLETSDLTVDAIARAVGYKHGKTLHRVIARRLSTTPDRYRQHFATSGRDAEAV, from the coding sequence GTGTCGCGCGCATCTGCCCGCCCGCGCGGTCTGCTCGCCGCGGTCTCGGTCTTGCCGCGGGCGGTCGAGGCGGAGCGTGACGATAATGGCGTGGTGGCTCCTCGCACCGTTGTCCTGGTCGTCTTCGACGATTTCCAACTACTCGATCTCGCCGGACCTCTCGATGTGCTGGCCACCGCCAATCGCGTGATGGATGCCCCGGCCTACCGGTTGATCACCGTCTCCCCGGGCGGCACACCGGTGGCGGTGCCCGGTGGGTCCAGCATTTCGGTGGACAGGTCCCTGGAGGAGCTGGCGGCCGGCGCCGAGGAGATCGACACGCTCATGGTGATCGGCGGGGACGGCGCGTTCTCACCCGAGATCTCCGTACGGGTCGCCCCGCACCTGCCCGCGCTGGCCCGGCGGTCCCGGCGGATCACCTCGGTCTGCGCGGGCGCGGCGCTGTTGGCCGCGGCGGGGCTGCTGGACGGGTATCGCGCCACCACGCACTGGGCGGCCGCGGACCGCCTGGCCCAGTGGTATCCGCGCGTGCGGATCGAACCGGACAATATCTATGTGCACGACCGCAATCGATGGACCTCCGCCGGAGTCACCGCCGGAATCGATATGACCCTCGCGCTGGTGGAGGAGGATCTCGGCACCGATGTCGCCCAGACCATCGCCCGGGTCTTCGTCATGTATGTGCGGCGCGGGGGCGGTCAGGCGCAGTACAGCGCGCAGATGCGCACCCAGCCCGCCCGCACACCCGCCATCCGCGCCGTGCAGCAGTGGGTGCCAGATCACCTACGCGAGAATTTGACCGTCGCACTGCTGGCCGAGCGCGCCGGAATGAGCGAGCGCACCTTCGCCCGCTCCTTCACCGCCGAAACCGGCAGTACCCCGGCGCTTTTCATCGAGGATCTGCGGGTGGAGGCGGCGCGCACACTCCTCGAGACCAGCGATCTCACCGTCGACGCGATCGCCCGGGCGGTCGGCTACAAGCACGGCAAGACCCTGCATCGGGTGATCGCGCGCAGGCTCTCGACCACCCCGGATCGCTACCGTCAGCATTTCGCGACCTCCGGCCGGGACGCCGAGGCGGTATAG
- a CDS encoding alpha/beta fold hydrolase, protein MTEFVSVSGGRIACDVSGDGPLLVLSHGMGEHRQVFRHMVPLLAAAGYRVVNVDIRGHGESSPNWASETGKSAISRTDVAGDLIEVIAHFGGPAVIVGHSISGGAATIAAATAPDLVSGIVELGPFTLTQHMELLAMLRVRRYRRGMIRLGLLFALRSPRIWFRYLDIAYPTKPDDYTEYMAGVAAILREPGRMAEFMKAGATTPADAHAQLPYVACPALVIMGTLDPDFPDPRVEAESIVEAMRPGIGRVAMLDGAGHYPHGQMPGATAELILDFLSTRLPRSWAQRGHRAAEGTRVGDGHRVG, encoded by the coding sequence GTGACCGAATTCGTGAGTGTGAGTGGCGGCCGGATCGCCTGTGATGTCAGCGGTGACGGGCCGCTGCTGGTGCTCTCGCATGGGATGGGTGAGCACCGCCAGGTGTTCCGGCATATGGTGCCGCTGTTGGCGGCCGCGGGGTATCGGGTGGTGAATGTGGATATCCGCGGGCACGGGGAGTCGAGTCCGAACTGGGCGTCCGAGACCGGGAAGTCCGCGATCAGTCGCACCGATGTCGCGGGTGATCTGATCGAGGTGATCGCGCACTTCGGTGGTCCGGCGGTCATCGTGGGGCATTCGATCTCCGGCGGCGCGGCCACCATCGCCGCCGCGACCGCGCCCGATCTGGTGTCCGGCATTGTCGAACTCGGCCCGTTCACACTGACCCAGCACATGGAACTGCTCGCCATGCTGCGCGTGCGCCGCTACCGCCGGGGCATGATCCGGTTGGGACTGCTCTTCGCACTGCGCAGTCCGCGAATCTGGTTCCGGTACCTCGATATCGCGTACCCGACCAAGCCGGACGATTACACCGAGTACATGGCTGGCGTGGCCGCGATCCTGCGCGAGCCGGGCCGGATGGCGGAGTTCATGAAGGCCGGGGCGACCACCCCGGCCGACGCGCACGCGCAGTTGCCGTATGTCGCCTGCCCCGCGCTGGTGATCATGGGAACCCTGGATCCGGACTTCCCGGATCCGCGGGTCGAGGCGGAGTCGATTGTCGAGGCGATGCGCCCGGGTATCGGACGGGTGGCGATGCTCGACGGTGCCGGGCATTACCCGCACGGTCAAATGCCCGGCGCCACAGCAGAACTCATACTCGATTTCCTCTCGACGCGGCTGCCGCGCAGCTGGGCCCAGCGTGGTCATCGGGCCGCGGAGGGCACCCGGGTCGGTGACGGCCACCGGGTTGGCTGA
- a CDS encoding RNA polymerase-binding protein RbpA — translation MADRVLRGSRLGAVSYETDRDHDLAPRRMARYRTENGEEFDVPFADDAEIPPTWLCRNGQEGVLMEGTTQEPKKVKPPRTHWDMLLERRSKEELEELLQERMDLIKSRRRA, via the coding sequence ATGGCAGATCGCGTACTCCGGGGCAGTCGACTTGGAGCGGTGAGTTACGAGACCGACCGCGACCACGACCTGGCGCCCCGTCGGATGGCGCGGTACCGGACGGAGAACGGCGAGGAATTCGATGTTCCCTTCGCCGATGACGCCGAGATCCCCCCGACCTGGCTGTGCCGCAATGGCCAGGAGGGTGTGCTCATGGAGGGCACCACGCAGGAGCCCAAGAAGGTGAAGCCGCCGCGTACGCACTGGGACATGCTCCTCGAGCGTCGCAGCAAGGAAGAGCTGGAAGAGCTGCTGCAGGAGCGGATGGATCTGATCAAGAGCCGTCGCCGCGCCTGA
- a CDS encoding ABC transporter permease, with the protein MLLLPRAIRDSAIVAYRNLLTILRVPTLLVTATIQPLMFVFLFAYIFGASLGGGQYREFLLAGIFAQTVAFNAAFTTVGLANDLHKGIIDRMRTLPMSRLAVLMGRTLSDLVVNILALTVMVACGYAVGWRINGGIADAVLAFAVILLFAFAMSWVGALTGLVSPSVEVAQSAGLIWLFPLSFISSAFISGETLPGPLRTVAAWNPITAVAAAGRKLFENGSPPGFTPAVGWPADHCVEYAILCSVGILLVAVPLALLQYRKVASH; encoded by the coding sequence ATGCTGTTGCTGCCCAGAGCGATTCGCGACAGCGCCATCGTCGCCTATCGCAATCTGCTGACCATTCTGCGGGTGCCGACCCTGCTGGTCACCGCCACCATTCAGCCACTCATGTTCGTGTTCCTGTTCGCCTACATCTTCGGGGCGTCCCTGGGCGGCGGCCAGTACCGGGAGTTCCTGCTCGCCGGAATCTTCGCCCAGACAGTGGCATTCAATGCCGCGTTCACCACCGTCGGACTCGCCAACGATCTGCACAAGGGCATTATCGACCGGATGCGCACGCTGCCCATGTCCCGGCTGGCCGTGCTCATGGGGCGCACGCTCTCGGATCTGGTGGTCAATATCCTCGCCCTGACCGTCATGGTGGCCTGCGGGTATGCCGTGGGCTGGCGCATCAACGGCGGAATCGCCGATGCCGTACTGGCTTTCGCGGTGATCCTGCTCTTCGCCTTCGCCATGTCCTGGGTGGGTGCGCTCACCGGGCTCGTGTCACCGAGCGTGGAGGTGGCGCAGAGCGCGGGCCTGATCTGGCTGTTCCCACTGTCATTCATCTCCTCGGCGTTCATCTCGGGGGAGACGTTGCCCGGGCCGCTGCGCACCGTGGCGGCGTGGAATCCCATTACCGCGGTCGCGGCGGCGGGGCGCAAACTCTTCGAGAACGGTTCACCGCCCGGCTTCACCCCGGCGGTGGGCTGGCCCGCCGATCACTGCGTCGAGTACGCCATCCTGTGCTCGGTGGGCATTCTCCTGGTGGCCGTACCGCTGGCCCTGCTGCAATACCGCAAGGTCGCCAGCCACTGA
- a CDS encoding ATP-binding cassette domain-containing protein has protein sequence MSLAVEVEGLVKYYGKVRVLDGVDLEIPSGTVMGLLGPNGAGKTTTVRIVTTLLAPSSGRVHVAGVDVLKDPARARTRLGLSGQYAAIDANLSGFENLRMVARLYGMSHKRSADRATELLAALGLEHAAGRRAGTYSGGMARRLDLAGALVCRPPVVVLDEPTTGLDPRGRLDMWRVIGELVDDGTTVLLTTQYLEEADLLADRITVIDRGRVIARGSADELKTSIGGDKLTVTLAAGQDPKPAKQVLAQVGIGEPIEDPGTDQITVVVGDGTRTMVEALRRLDDAGVCILDADVHRPSLDDVFLSLTGKSTDRKRSEHRTDTVQEEILS, from the coding sequence ATGAGCCTCGCGGTGGAGGTGGAGGGCCTGGTCAAGTATTACGGCAAGGTCCGGGTACTGGACGGCGTCGACCTGGAGATACCCTCCGGCACCGTCATGGGCCTGCTCGGGCCCAATGGCGCGGGTAAGACCACCACGGTCCGGATCGTCACCACCCTGCTCGCCCCGAGTTCGGGCCGGGTGCACGTCGCCGGGGTGGACGTGCTCAAGGATCCGGCGCGCGCCCGCACCAGACTCGGATTGTCCGGACAGTACGCGGCGATCGATGCCAACCTGTCCGGCTTCGAGAACCTGCGCATGGTGGCACGGCTCTACGGTATGAGCCATAAGCGCTCCGCCGACCGCGCCACCGAACTGCTCGCCGCCCTCGGCCTCGAACACGCGGCCGGACGGCGCGCGGGCACCTACTCCGGCGGTATGGCCCGGCGACTCGACCTCGCCGGGGCCCTGGTCTGCCGCCCGCCCGTAGTGGTCCTGGACGAGCCGACCACCGGCCTGGATCCCCGTGGGCGCCTGGATATGTGGCGGGTCATCGGCGAACTCGTGGACGACGGCACCACGGTGCTGCTCACCACGCAGTACCTCGAGGAGGCGGATCTGCTCGCCGATCGCATCACCGTCATCGACCGCGGGCGGGTCATCGCGCGCGGATCCGCCGATGAGCTCAAGACCTCCATCGGCGGTGACAAACTCACCGTCACCCTCGCCGCCGGACAGGATCCGAAACCGGCGAAACAGGTTCTCGCGCAAGTGGGAATCGGTGAACCGATCGAGGATCCCGGCACCGATCAGATCACCGTCGTGGTCGGCGACGGCACCCGCACCATGGTCGAGGCCCTGCGCCGGCTCGACGACGCCGGCGTCTGCATCCTGGACGCCGACGTGCACCGGCCCAGCCTCGACGACGTATTCCTTTCTCTCACCGGCAAATCCACGGACCGCAAACGATCCGAACACCGCACCGACACCGTGCAAGAGGAGATCCTGTCGTGA